A window of Candidatus Thermoplasmatota archaeon genomic DNA:
CGAGGCCGTCCACGCGGTCGTCTTCGACGGCGTGATCACGCAGCGACTCCTCGACATCGCAAGCGAGAAGGGCATCGCGACGCTCGTCGGCGTGAAGACCGGCAACATCACGAAGAAGCCCGGCAACGTCGAGGTCGTGACGCGAGCCGAGCTCG
This region includes:
- a CDS encoding DNA primase, which gives rise to EAVHAVVFDGVITQRLLDIASEKGIATLVGVKTGNITKKPGNVEVVTRAELERA